One part of the Ancylomarina subtilis genome encodes these proteins:
- a CDS encoding MBL fold metallo-hydrolase, producing MTKFKDMITIETLVFNQWQENTYLLYDETGEAVLIDCGVFYQEEGKKLINIIEKKGLKLVHLLNTHLHIDHVFGNQFMKDQFGLTTKAHKADEFLLAEAPNYGVRLGLENVVEPPAMGDAIKEGDIIRFGNSELKVLHVPGHSPGHVVFYNEAQKFVIAGDVLFRESIGRTDLPYGNFEDLITGIKTKLLVMDDDVTVHPGHGPITTIGHEKKNNVFLRS from the coding sequence ATGACTAAATTTAAAGATATGATTACAATAGAAACTTTGGTGTTTAATCAGTGGCAAGAAAACACCTATTTATTATACGATGAGACAGGAGAAGCGGTCCTTATTGACTGTGGCGTTTTTTATCAGGAAGAGGGAAAAAAACTTATTAATATCATTGAAAAAAAGGGACTTAAACTGGTTCATTTATTGAATACACATCTCCATATCGACCATGTTTTTGGAAATCAATTCATGAAAGATCAATTCGGCCTAACAACCAAAGCACATAAAGCTGATGAATTTTTATTGGCAGAAGCTCCAAACTACGGCGTTCGCTTAGGCCTTGAAAATGTTGTTGAACCACCAGCAATGGGAGATGCCATTAAAGAGGGGGATATCATCCGATTTGGAAACTCTGAACTGAAAGTCCTTCACGTTCCAGGTCACTCACCAGGACATGTTGTTTTCTATAACGAAGCCCAAAAATTTGTGATTGCTGGTGATGTCTTATTCCGCGAAAGTATTGGCCGAACCGATTTACCCTATGGTAATTTCGAAGATCTTATCACAGGTATCAAAACCAAACTTCTGGTTATGGATGATGATGTCACAGTACATCCTGGTCATGGTCCTATTACGACTATCGGACACGAAAAAAAGAATAATGTATTTCTAAGAAGCTAA
- a CDS encoding DMT family transporter — translation MKKYLLSIPFLAILACLLWATPFAAIKIGLKYTTPLNFAGIRFFISGLLILPFIPEFRTKLRTLSPKSWKLIIQVALLQTTFLYGLFYTGINYLPGALGAMLIGAQPLFAAIMAHLMMKNDKMTLSKVSSILLGMLGVCIISLGRADFILTTTIPLGVGILVLNNIVGSMGNVIVARDTRDIPPRILASFSMILGGLMLILISIPVEHPKWEIHPNEYYYALGWLAIVSAMAITIWFGLLGREGVKVSNLNTWKFIIPIFGACISWLVLPNENPDLISILGMTVIAISLLMLNYFNKKKTKN, via the coding sequence ATGAAAAAGTATCTTCTTTCAATCCCATTTTTAGCCATACTGGCTTGTCTGCTTTGGGCAACACCATTTGCTGCCATCAAAATTGGATTGAAATACACAACTCCTCTGAACTTTGCAGGAATTCGCTTCTTTATTTCCGGTCTGTTAATTCTGCCTTTCATCCCTGAATTCCGAACAAAACTTCGGACTTTAAGTCCCAAATCCTGGAAATTGATTATTCAGGTAGCTCTTCTACAAACAACATTTCTCTACGGCTTGTTTTATACAGGAATCAATTACCTGCCGGGAGCTTTAGGTGCTATGCTGATTGGAGCACAACCCCTATTTGCCGCTATCATGGCACATTTGATGATGAAAAATGATAAGATGACTTTATCTAAAGTCTCATCTATTCTTTTGGGCATGCTGGGCGTTTGTATCATCAGTCTGGGACGAGCCGATTTTATACTAACCACCACCATTCCACTAGGTGTTGGAATTTTAGTCCTCAACAACATTGTTGGTAGTATGGGAAATGTGATTGTTGCCCGTGACACCCGAGACATTCCTCCACGAATCCTCGCTTCATTTTCAATGATACTGGGCGGTCTCATGCTGATTCTAATTTCTATTCCTGTGGAACATCCCAAGTGGGAAATTCACCCCAATGAGTATTATTATGCTTTAGGATGGTTAGCAATCGTATCTGCAATGGCAATTACCATCTGGTTTGGCCTTTTGGGGCGTGAGGGTGTTAAAGTCTCCAACTTAAACACATGGAAATTTATAATTCCCATATTTGGAGCCTGTATCAGCTGGTTGGTTTTACCCAACGAAAATCCGGATCTTATTTCAATCCTGGGGATGACCGTCATCGCTATTAGTCTCTTGATGCTAAACTATTTTAACAAGAAAAAGACTAAAAATTAA